CGCAAGTCGATTGGTTTTCTGGGGTGAGGTGAAAGGCTCTTGAATGTGCAGTTAAGCGGACTTGATCACTTCGGGATGAGCCTCCCGAGTGACCTGAAGATCAGAATAAAGATTTCTAACCATGTTCAAGCCGTGCCGATCAAACGACCTTCACTGTTGTATGTGTAGGTTCGTCCGAGTTTGCGAATGGACACCGAACCCGAGGTGTAACCATGCAGCGCATCGCCTCTGGAAGTGACAACACTCAGATTGAACAAAATCTGATTACGTTCACCATACACAATCACCTTGTTGCCGCGCTGAATCACGGTCTTGATTTGTTTGTCCATTGCCATGGTTTGTGGCTCCTCATTGAAGTCATTTATCGATCAACTACAGACTTCATGATCTAGCACGAAGCGACACCTAACGTCGCACTCAATGAGATTCTCATTTTTCAGAATAGTCGACTCTGCAACCAAGAGAAAATCACACATGAAACACCTAACACGCAAAAGTTTTCTTCTTCATGGCCAATATAGAAACAACGTAGCGGAGGCTTCTTGGGACGACCGCCCCTCAGATGAGGACAACGTGCTCATCCCATGGCAGGCAATTTATGCTGTGCTTGGCATGCAAGCAACGCTGGATTACATGGTCAGCCTGGATGCATTGGTACTTGAATGCCGCCGTTTCGCGGTTTGGGCCACTGAACAGTATCTCTGGCTCCTTATCAAAGAAGAAAGCAAACAAGCGCTTACCGCAGCCAAAGGATTTGCACAGGGACTGGTCACTGACCAGGAGTTGGAAAAAAAGAGAAAAGCAGCCATTCGAACTGGACGAGAATTCGACTACGACACGGAACAACTGTATCGACAGGCCAATGCCGCGGTTATTTGGGCAGCGGGTACAGGACTGCACTTTGCTCCTTCGGAAGTGATCCGAAGGCTTCAACTCGTTGATTCGATGCTTCCAGAGAACCATGATCAAACTGTTCACGGCTCGATAAGAACGCGTATCGAAAAGGAATTCGAACGAATCATAGGATTCTTCGATGAGGAGATAGGGGAATCCAGGGCACCTTAATTCATACACTTTCAAATCACATAACTTACTCAAAACGCAGGCTAGTCTGAACACTAATCTGGAGTTTTACGACTCAATATCCCAACATTAATCGACATAGATCGTGATAAAAAACTTTTTAATTTCATGACCCAGCGATCTCTATTATCTCCCCCGCCCTTACCCTAGTCAGCGCATAAGCAGCATCACCAAACAATCGCCCATACACCTGCAACTGCAAAGCGTAGCTTTGCCAAACGCTTTCAGCATCTTTGGTCAAAGCGCCAGACTTGTGATCAATAACAACTGTTGCATCGGGCGTTTTCACGAGGCAGTCCACCTGCCCCACAACCACCTCACCGCCGGCACCGTCACGACCCATCACCACCTGCTCTACATAAATCTGTGCACTGCCGGGGCTCTTCTCAAAGTGCCTGCGTATCTGCTTGGCCAGTTCCTGCAACTGATCCAGGTTTTCAGTGCTAAGCCCTTCAGCCTGCATCGCTGCCTGCACCACAGGTGATTTCAAGTGCAATTCATGACCCGCCAAGGCTATTTCAAGTACACGGTGAATGGCCGTACCCAGTTTGTTCAATGGGCTTCCTGTTGCAAAGTCAATGGGCTGCGAAATGGTGCTGACCTTGCAAGGCACTGCATGCGCTTCACCCGCTTGTAACAAGGAAGGTGACACCTGCGCGCGAAACCGTTCTTCCTGCACTGTGCGCGTTTCAATAGCCAACCGCCCATGCGCCTTGGCTGGGGGGCGCAATTGAATGATTGGTTCCACAATTCGCATTGGTGAGTAATTCAATACATCCACCAAGGCCTCAAACTCTTGCCCTGAAATGAAAACCGATTTCTCTATCACCTTGAAATCAGTCAACTGGGCGAGCAGTTGAATACGTCGTTTTGATTTGGATTTTGAAGACAAATGGTAAGGAAGCCATTCCAGTACCAGTTGGTCGCGCGGTCGGCTCAGTGCCACATACAGTTCACGCAATGAAACTTGATTGGCCTCAAGGCGAAGCGACTCCAGCAAGGCCTCGCGCTTGGCATCAAAATCGTAATCTGGCGAAAATTCGATTTGGCTGTTTTCAATGATTGAATCAAAATCATTGAAATCCAGATAGCCGATTGAGGCATCAGGAACTCCCACTGTGGGTGATTTGTCCATACCGGCAACTACCACAATCGGCCATTCCCGCCCCTTTGACTTGTGCCAGGTCGTCAATTCAATGGCATGCTCGTCGTTGTAATTCGCCCGTGGACACAAGTCGTCTTTTCGTTGTGCCTTCAGGAAATGCAACCAACCAATAAAGGTGCCGATGCTTTTCCCGTGAAAACCTGCAGCGGCCAGGGTTTCAGCATGCGCATCCGAAAACTCGCGTGCCAAACCAATCAACTTGAACAGGTTGGCTCGCGCCTGCGCATGGTCGGGCCAGCGCGAAGCCAAATCAGTCAGTCCGCTTTCTTCCAGCATGGCCTCGACCACATCCTTCATCAACAAAGTGGCTGTGGACTTTCGCAATGCGTCAATGGTTCGGAATATCGGCAAATGGAGCAAACCTTCGCCCAACAATGCACTCACCGCCTCTTCAAGTGGCATGCATTCGAAGTCTGATGTTGCAACCATCAACTGAGCATGCTTGTCGCTGGGGTTGGCAATCAGCGCCAGCACTTGAATCGCCAATTGCACCTCGTCGGTGTCGAACCAGTCTTGCCGCTGCAAATTGACAGACAAACCGACTTTTTCAAATTCCCTGGCATACACCGCCAACATGCCGTTGGTAGGGCAAAGCACAGCAATGTCTCCGCCTTTGAGGGGGCGTGGCAAACCTGTTCGTCGATCAATTGCCATCAGCCCAGATTGCAACTTGTGTTTAAGTACCTGAGCCATATTGCTGGCGCGCCACACCAATTCAGAAGGGTGAATGACATCGTCATCCTCACCATCCTTCTTTTTGTTTTGGTCGGGCTTTTGCCTGAACTCCACCACATGCAGTGGCTTCAGCGGTGAAGGCTTGCCCTTCGCCTCAAGCGGATGGTAATTGGCGTTCATGCCTTTCTCACCAGCAAGGCCCAGGGTCAATGCGTTGATTACTTCCATCAATTTGGGTTGTGACCGCCAGTTCGATTCAAGGCTGCTGACCGAAACATCAGGATTTTGGATCAGTGCTTCGAACAAACGTGGATCAGCCCCCTGAAAACCCATGATGCTTTGCTTCACATCACCCACCAGTATGCTGGGCACACCCGAACCAATCAGGTGCCACAAGAAAGCAAACTGAATCGGGTTGGTATCCTGAAACTCATCCACAACCACCATGCGGATGCAGTCGAGCAATCGTTGCCTGCTTTCGGTATTGCGCAAAGCCTGCTCCGCATGGGCAACCATGTCCGTAAAGTCCAGCAATGCCGACTTCTTCTTGCGGTCGGAATAACCCGCCAAGGTTTCTGAAGCCCCTTTAAGCAGTCCCCCGAAATGTCGGCTTGCATGGGCCAATGGGCCCGGGTGCACAGCAAAATGGGCATCCACTGTCTGTTTCAGAGAGGTCGCCAATTCCGCATACCGTTCATATCCCGGCTTGTCTTTTGATCCTTTGAAGGTGATTTTGATCGCCGACAATTCTGCCCACAACGCCCAATCCGTGAGCAAGGCCTCCAACTGGGTGGCCCGTTCCAAAGCCCGGTAGCTTTGTTGAAACGCCTTGCGCGCACTTTCCGCTGTAATCTGGAAAATTTCAATTGGACAGTCCGGAAACTCTTTAAGCAACGCGACTACGCAGGAATGAACAGATTTGGCCATGTCCTGTGGAGAGCGTTCATGGTCGACTGTGCCGTATTGTTTTTCAATCCACTTAACGCTTCGGTTTAGAAATTCAGTCTCAGCCGAATGTCGGCCAGTGCTACGCAGCAAATCAATAAACTGTTGTAGGTGTTCCCGAAACACTGCTTCTGCAGAAACAAACTTTTTGCCTTTCATTCTGGTTTTGTAACCAAAGGTTTCAAGGGCATTCGACATGTCGGTCAATGCTTCAGAACCAACCATGGAAGTTCGTATCAGTTGGGTTTGCTCATCTTCATTCAACATGCGTGACGACAGTGGCAAGCCCAGATCAAAAGCCAATTCTTTGAGCAAGCGAAAACCGAAAGCATGAATGGTTGAAATGTAAGCTTCTTCGACTTGCTGCGCTTCCTCAAACAAACCCTCTTTCAACAACACCGCCCGAATTCGGCCTTTCAATTCCGAAGCCCCGGCTTCAGTGAAGGTCACCGCCACCAGGTTTTC
The nucleotide sequence above comes from Limnobacter thiooxidans. Encoded proteins:
- a CDS encoding UvrD-helicase domain-containing protein, translating into MNSQIKAVSASAGSGKTYSLTQTLLEKIKSRELSPENLVAVTFTEAGASELKGRIRAVLLKEGLFEEAQQVEEAYISTIHAFGFRLLKELAFDLGLPLSSRMLNEDEQTQLIRTSMVGSEALTDMSNALETFGYKTRMKGKKFVSAEAVFREHLQQFIDLLRSTGRHSAETEFLNRSVKWIEKQYGTVDHERSPQDMAKSVHSCVVALLKEFPDCPIEIFQITAESARKAFQQSYRALERATQLEALLTDWALWAELSAIKITFKGSKDKPGYERYAELATSLKQTVDAHFAVHPGPLAHASRHFGGLLKGASETLAGYSDRKKKSALLDFTDMVAHAEQALRNTESRQRLLDCIRMVVVDEFQDTNPIQFAFLWHLIGSGVPSILVGDVKQSIMGFQGADPRLFEALIQNPDVSVSSLESNWRSQPKLMEVINALTLGLAGEKGMNANYHPLEAKGKPSPLKPLHVVEFRQKPDQNKKKDGEDDDVIHPSELVWRASNMAQVLKHKLQSGLMAIDRRTGLPRPLKGGDIAVLCPTNGMLAVYAREFEKVGLSVNLQRQDWFDTDEVQLAIQVLALIANPSDKHAQLMVATSDFECMPLEEAVSALLGEGLLHLPIFRTIDALRKSTATLLMKDVVEAMLEESGLTDLASRWPDHAQARANLFKLIGLAREFSDAHAETLAAAGFHGKSIGTFIGWLHFLKAQRKDDLCPRANYNDEHAIELTTWHKSKGREWPIVVVAGMDKSPTVGVPDASIGYLDFNDFDSIIENSQIEFSPDYDFDAKREALLESLRLEANQVSLRELYVALSRPRDQLVLEWLPYHLSSKSKSKRRIQLLAQLTDFKVIEKSVFISGQEFEALVDVLNYSPMRIVEPIIQLRPPAKAHGRLAIETRTVQEERFRAQVSPSLLQAGEAHAVPCKVSTISQPIDFATGSPLNKLGTAIHRVLEIALAGHELHLKSPVVQAAMQAEGLSTENLDQLQELAKQIRRHFEKSPGSAQIYVEQVVMGRDGAGGEVVVGQVDCLVKTPDATVVIDHKSGALTKDAESVWQSYALQLQVYGRLFGDAAYALTRVRAGEIIEIAGS